One segment of Ochotona princeps isolate mOchPri1 chromosome 28, mOchPri1.hap1, whole genome shotgun sequence DNA contains the following:
- the POLK gene encoding DNA polymerase kappa isoform X1, whose translation MENIKEQQHGSGEDLLLRVGLNDNKAGMEGLDKEKINRIIMEATKGSRFYGNELKKEKQVNQRIEKMMQQKAQITNQQLRKAQLQVDRFAMELEQSRNLSNTMVHVDMDAFYAAVEMRDNPELKDKPIAVGSMSMLSTSNYHARRFGVRAAMPGFIAKRLCPQLIIVPPNFDKYRAVSEEVKEILADYDPDFMAVSLDEAYLNITKHLVERQSWPEDKRRYFTKMGNPAENATAGKEADTLGERDRAISPLLFEDSPPDVPPLESPFHGNSEEQSGPQVLHNPVVFGTSAEEVVKEIRFRIEQKTGLTASAGIAPNTMLAKICSDKNKPNGQYQVLPTRQAVMNFIKDLPIRKVSGIGKVTEKMLKALGVVTCAELYQQRALLSLLFSETSWHYFLHISLGLGSTHLARDGERKSMSVERTFSEISQAEEQYSLCQELCRDLAQDLQKEGLKGRTITIKLKNVDFEVKTRACTVPCPISTAEEIFAVAKELLRTEIDADFPRPLRLRLMGVRVSGFPSEEDRKQQQRSIVGFLQAGHQVPPATGPAPEGMGTDLLPKPPETTLKKKSFFDKKRLERKEGHQDALKCDGTDEQNLQTSHTVQVLKRTMNENLVSENLPSLGTFTCPVCCQEQGGVSLEAFNRHVDTCLEAPSGREASRVWLGSGAAAAEVSNKENAHCFFSCGEKQDDQAPPKSAGLATGGPVGLSSEAQSAGTSSPNHSKEDHTDLPEHSYHNSAWEGQGASLFGEQECPQPDVCEVTAGRALVCPVCNQEQKTPDLTLFNVHVDICLNKDVIHELRNNQDNLVPQLKENSRSSETSLSRVRKTSAKTKRPTLMKTHSASKKAKPSNTTQTIDTFFK comes from the exons gtgGACAGATTTGCAATGGAATTGGAACAGAGCCGGAATCTAAGTAACACCATGGTCCATGTGGACATGGATGCTTTCTATGCGGCTGTGGAGATGAGGGACAACCCAGAGCTGAAAGACAAGCCGATTGCTGTGGGCTCAATGAGTATGTTG TCTACTTCAAATTACCATGCAAGAAGGTTTGGTGTCCGAGCAGCCATGCCAGGGTTTATTGCGAAGAGACTCTGCCCACAGCTTATTATAGTGCCCCCAAACTTTGACAAGTATCGAGCGGTGAGTGAGGAG GTTAAGGAAATACTTGCTGATTACGATCCTGACTTTATGGCTGTGAGTCTAGATGAAGCCTACTTAAACATAACAAAGCACTTAGTGGAAAGACAGAGCTGGCCCGAGGACAAAAGAAGGTACTTCACCAAAATGGGAAACCCTGCAGAAAATG CTACAGCAGGCAAGGAAGCAGACACGCTGGGCGAACGTGACCGCGCCATCTCCCCGCTCCTGTTTGAAGACAGCCCACCTGACGTGCCGCCCCTAGAAAGTCCTTTTCATGGAAACAGTGAAGAACAAAGCGGTCCTCAAGTGCTCCACAACCCCGTTGTTTTTGGAACATCAGCAGAGGAAGTGGTGAAGGAAATTCGTTTCAGAATTGAGCAGAAAACAGGACTGACAGCCAGTGCAG gtatTGCCCCAAATACAATGTTAGCTAAAATATGCAGTGATAAGAATAAGCCAAATGGACAATACCAGGTTCTTCCCACTAGACAAGCCGTGATGAACTTTATCAAGGACTTGCCCATTCGGAAG GTTTCTGGAATaggaaaagttacagagaaaatgttAAAGGCCCTTGGAGTTGTCACCTGTGCTGAGCTCTACCAGCAGAGGGCGTTGCTTTCTCTCCTGTTCTCAGAAACGTCTTGGCATTACTTCCTTCACATCTCGCTGGGTCTAGGTTCAACACACCTGGCAAG ggatggagagaggaaaaGCATGAGTGTTGAGAG AACATTCAGTGAGATAAGTCAAGCAGAAGAACAGTACAGCCTGTGCCAAGAATTATGCAGAGATCTTGCTCAAGATCTCCAAAAAGAAGGACTTAAG GGTCGAACCATTACCATCAAGCTCAAGAATGTGGACTTTGAAGTGAAGACACGAGCATGTACAGTTCCCTGTCCTATTTCTACTGCAGAAGAGATATTTGCTGTAGCTAAGGAGTTACTGAGGACTGAAATTGATGCTGATTTTCCACGTCCCTTGAGATTAAGACTTATGG GTGTCCGGGTGTCTGGTTTTCCCAGTGAAGAGGACAGGAAACAGCAGCAAAGGAGCATCGTGGGCTTCCTACAGGCTGGACACCAAGTCCCGCCAGCCACAGGCCCTGCACCAGAGGGAATGGGTACAGACCTGTTGCCAAAACCCCCAGAAaccactcttaaaaaaaagagcttctTTGATAAGAAACGATTGGAAAGGAAAGAGGGTCATCAAGACGCACTGAAATGTGACGGTACAGATGAACAAAATCTGCAGACCTCACACACAGTCCAAGTTTTAAAGAGGACAATGAATGAGAACCTGGTATCAGAGAATCTACCCAGCCTGGGCACCTTTACCTGtcctgtgtgctgtcaggagcaAGGAGGGGTCAGTCTGGAGGCCTTCAACAGGCACGTGGACACGTGTCTTGAGGCACCTTCAGGCAGGGAGGCCTCCCGAGTGTGGTTAGGCTCAGGGGCTGCTGCCGCTGAAGTCAGCAACAAGGAAAACGCGCACTGCTTTTTCTCCTGCGGCGAGAAGCAGGATGACCAGGCCCCACCGAAGAGTGCAGGCCTTGCCACTGGAGGCCCTGTGGGCCTCTCATCTGAAGCACAAAGTGCAGGCACTTCAAGTCCTAACCACAGCAAGGAGGACCACACTGACCTCCCAGAACACAGCTACCACAACTCTGCATGGGAAGGCCAAGGGGCCAGCCTATTTGGGGAGCAGGAGTGCCCCCAGCCGGATGTATGTGAGGTCACAGCAGGTCGAGCTCTGGTGTGTCCTGTCTGTAACCAGGAGCAGAAGACGCCAGATCTTACCCTGTTCAATGTGCATGTGGATATTTGCTTAAATAAAGATGTTATCCATGAACTGAGAAACAATCAGGATAATCTAGTTCCTCAACTCAAAGAAAATTCTAGAAGCTCTG AAACCAGTTTGAGCAGAGTACGGAAGacttcagcaaaaacaaaaag GCCAACACTGATGAAAACCCACTCAGCGTCAAAAAAAGCCAAGCCAAGCAACACCACACAGACTATCGATACTTTCTTTAAATGA